ATCGTCATCGCTTCTGTCTGGTCATGCGTTACATAGATCGTAGTTGTTTGAAGGCGCTGATGCAGCTTGGAAATTTCAGCACGCATCTGAACACGCAATTTTGCATCAAGGTTGGATAACGGCTCATCCATCAAGAATACTTGAGCATCACGAACGATGGCACGTCCGAGCGCAACCCTCTGGCGCTGACCGCCTGAAAGAGCTTTCGGTTTACGGTCAAGGTATTGTTCAAGTCCAAGGATGCGTGCAGCATCTTTTACACGGCGATCGATTTCTTCTTTGCTGAATTTGCGAAGCTTCAGCCCGAATGCCATATTGTCATATACGTTCATGTGCGGATAAAGGGCATAGTTCTGGAAAACCATGGCGATATCACGGTCTTTAGGAGCAACATCGTTTACAACACGGTCGCCAATCACAAGATCTCCTTCAGAAATATCTTCAAGTCCTGCAATCATACGAAGAGTAGTGGACTTACCACAGCCGGACGGCCCAACGAATACAATAAATTCTTTATCTTTAATATCAAGGTTAAAGTCATGTACTGCAGTGACTTTATTGTCATAGCGTTTCACAATATTTTGAAGTTTAATTTCTGCCATTGTTACTGCCTCCTTAAGTTCGCAAAAGAAAAGCATTTGCTGGTTGCCTTCATTGT
This genomic stretch from Fictibacillus marinisediminis harbors:
- a CDS encoding ABC transporter ATP-binding protein → MAEIKLQNIVKRYDNKVTAVHDFNLDIKDKEFIVFVGPSGCGKSTTLRMIAGLEDISEGDLVIGDRVVNDVAPKDRDIAMVFQNYALYPHMNVYDNMAFGLKLRKFSKEEIDRRVKDAARILGLEQYLDRKPKALSGGQRQRVALGRAIVRDAQVFLMDEPLSNLDAKLRVQMRAEISKLHQRLQTTTIYVTHDQTEAMTMATRIVVMKDGHIQQVGSPKEVYDTPENVFVGGFIGSPAMNFLQGKVEDGFFIINDIRVAIPGGKMKTLKDNGYLNKEITLGIRPEDIHDEPVFLESSTNTKITARIDVAELMGAETFLYSTIAGQDFIARVDSRTDVQNGQNIHLAFDMNKAHFFDNDTEERIR